A genomic window from Oculatellaceae cyanobacterium includes:
- a CDS encoding FAD-binding domain-containing protein — translation MSDLILFWHRRDLRISDNVGLAAARQQTQEVVGVFCLDPNILQRDDVAPARVTYMMGCLELLQQRYAEVGSELLILFNEPTTAIPKLAEAVNAKAVFWNWDVEPYAKERDRTILVALKEKGISTQNFWDQLLHSPEEIRSGSGQPYTIYTPFWKNWISKAKATPAPALQNAIGLTESEKEAARQAGVVELPTARDLGFIWDNNLVISPGEAAAQAKLNTFCDRAIDQYQEQRNFPAVNGTSQLSAALKFGVIGIRTVWDAIAVLYQNSPESVQASIQTWQQELAWREFYQHAIYNFPELAQGAYRQAFKNFPWNDNLEHFQAWCEGKTGYPIVDAAMRQMNTIGWMHNRCRMIVASFLTKDLLLNWQLGEKYFMQKLIDGDLSANNGGWQWSASSGMDPKPVRIFNPASQAQKFDLEGSYIRQWLPELASLDTKLLITGKITPLERASLGYPAPIVDHNQQQREFKQRYQQQKL, via the coding sequence ATGTCTGATTTAATCTTATTTTGGCATCGCCGTGATTTACGCATTTCAGATAACGTAGGACTTGCAGCCGCACGTCAGCAGACTCAAGAAGTAGTCGGTGTATTTTGCCTCGACCCTAATATCTTGCAGCGAGATGACGTTGCACCAGCCAGAGTAACTTATATGATGGGCTGTTTAGAGTTGCTGCAACAGCGTTATGCCGAAGTTGGTAGCGAGTTATTAATACTATTTAACGAACCAACAACAGCAATACCCAAATTGGCTGAGGCTGTTAACGCTAAAGCGGTATTCTGGAATTGGGATGTAGAACCTTATGCGAAAGAACGCGATCGCACTATCCTAGTAGCTCTCAAAGAAAAAGGTATTTCTACACAAAACTTTTGGGATCAATTACTACATTCTCCAGAGGAAATTCGCTCAGGTTCCGGTCAGCCTTACACTATATATACGCCTTTTTGGAAAAACTGGATTAGCAAAGCTAAGGCTACCCCAGCACCAGCATTACAAAATGCGATTGGGCTAACTGAGAGTGAGAAAGAAGCGGCACGACAAGCTGGAGTTGTCGAATTACCAACAGCTAGAGATTTAGGATTTATTTGGGATAATAATTTAGTAATTTCACCAGGGGAAGCAGCAGCACAAGCTAAATTAAATACATTTTGCGATCGCGCTATTGACCAGTACCAAGAACAACGCAATTTTCCTGCCGTTAACGGTACATCTCAACTAAGTGCGGCTCTAAAATTTGGTGTTATTGGTATTCGTACTGTTTGGGATGCGATCGCAGTTTTATATCAAAACAGCCCAGAGTCAGTACAAGCAAGCATCCAAACTTGGCAGCAAGAATTAGCATGGCGGGAATTTTATCAACACGCTATCTATAACTTCCCAGAATTAGCACAAGGCGCTTACCGACAAGCTTTTAAAAACTTCCCATGGAATGACAATTTAGAACATTTCCAAGCTTGGTGTGAAGGAAAGACTGGATATCCCATCGTTGATGCTGCGATGCGACAAATGAATACTATCGGCTGGATGCACAACAGATGTCGGATGATTGTCGCTAGTTTTCTTACAAAAGACTTGCTGCTTAATTGGCAGTTGGGTGAAAAATACTTTATGCAAAAATTAATTGATGGCGACCTTTCAGCTAATAATGGGGGTTGGCAGTGGAGTGCATCTAGTGGGATGGATCCTAAACCAGTGCGAATTTTTAATCCAGCTAGTCAAGCTCAAAAATTTGATTTAGAAGGATCGTACATCCGTCAATGGTTACCAGAATTAGCCTCTCTCGATACCAAGTTGCTAATTACTGGTAAAATCACACCTTTAGAACGTGCATCTTTGGGTTATCCTGCCCCAATTGTCGATCACAATCAGCAACAACGGGAGTTTAAACAACGCTATCAACAGCAAAAATTATAA
- the purD gene encoding phosphoribosylamine--glycine ligase produces the protein MKVLLVGNGGREHALASKLLESGKVQQIMCVPGNGGTAAVERCQNLSLRVDDFEGIARFALVHNVSMVVVGPELPLSLGIADFLTRKNFKVFGPTKEGAQIESSKSWAKALMDEAGILTARSKTFKDAMEAKAYVALQGAPIVVKADGLAAGKGVVVAATVEEAQAAIDELFQNNYPLLVIEEYLTGQEVSVLALTDGLTIRPLLPAQDHKRIGDGDTGANTGGMGAYAPAPIATPELMERIQKEVLEPAIATLKSRNIDYRGILYAGLMITPAGEPKVLEFNCRFGDPETQAILPLLETPLEDLLLACAEQRLAEQPPIAWKSGVSTCVVIAAGGYPGNYQKGREITGIEEAEALGAYVFHAGTQQKPQQLVTDGGRVLGVTAIGDNFEQAIAQAYAAVDCIKFDEMYYRRDIGDRVRKS, from the coding sequence TTGAAAGTTTTATTAGTTGGTAATGGAGGGCGCGAACACGCCTTAGCATCTAAATTGCTGGAATCTGGGAAGGTTCAGCAGATTATGTGTGTCCCTGGAAATGGTGGCACTGCGGCAGTGGAGCGTTGTCAAAATCTATCTCTTAGGGTAGATGATTTTGAAGGTATAGCTAGATTCGCGTTGGTTCACAATGTATCAATGGTTGTAGTTGGGCCAGAACTACCGTTGTCTTTAGGAATTGCTGACTTCTTGACACGCAAAAATTTTAAAGTATTTGGCCCAACTAAAGAAGGGGCGCAAATTGAGTCAAGTAAGTCTTGGGCTAAAGCTTTAATGGATGAAGCTGGAATCTTGACAGCACGTTCAAAAACTTTTAAAGATGCTATGGAGGCAAAAGCTTATGTAGCTTTACAAGGTGCGCCAATTGTTGTTAAAGCTGATGGTTTGGCAGCAGGTAAGGGGGTAGTTGTAGCAGCGACGGTGGAGGAAGCGCAAGCGGCAATTGATGAGTTGTTCCAAAATAATTATCCTTTGCTGGTAATTGAAGAATATTTGACAGGTCAAGAAGTTTCGGTTTTAGCTTTAACGGATGGGTTGACAATTCGACCATTACTTCCTGCTCAAGATCATAAGCGCATTGGTGATGGAGATACTGGGGCAAATACAGGTGGCATGGGCGCTTATGCACCAGCACCAATTGCCACGCCTGAGTTAATGGAACGCATCCAGAAAGAAGTTTTAGAACCTGCGATCGCTACGTTAAAATCTAGAAATATTGACTACCGAGGTATTCTCTATGCTGGTTTGATGATTACACCAGCAGGTGAGCCGAAAGTACTGGAATTTAACTGTCGTTTTGGAGATCCAGAAACTCAAGCAATTTTACCTTTACTGGAAACACCCTTAGAAGATTTATTGTTAGCTTGTGCGGAACAACGCCTTGCAGAACAACCCCCTATCGCTTGGAAATCAGGGGTTTCTACCTGTGTTGTGATTGCTGCGGGTGGATATCCTGGTAATTATCAAAAAGGAAGAGAAATTACGGGGATAGAGGAAGCGGAAGCATTAGGAGCTTATGTGTTTCATGCTGGTACTCAACAAAAGCCGCAACAATTAGTTACCGATGGCGGTAGAGTTTTAGGTGTGACAGCGATTGGGGATAACTTTGAGCAAGCGATCGCTCAAGCTTATGCCGCAGTAGACTGTATTAAGTTTGATGAAATGTATTATCGCCGTGATATTGGCGATCGTGTCCGTAAATCTTAA
- a CDS encoding ATP-binding protein: MLDLIRKIREVIARWGSEFTLQTRLMAAATLVVSLIMSGLTFWAVNTIQQDARMNDTRFGRDLGLLLAANVAPLIAENNLSEVARFSHRFYSSTSSVRYMLYADAEGKIFLGIPFSESEVENSLTIQRRIQLPENYAEHSDIPMVRQHRTPGGEVTDVFVPLTHDSKYLGVLAIGINPNPTVVASSNLTRDVTIAVFISIWVMVILGAVFNALNITQPIKELVMGVKNIAAGNFKQRVDLPFGGELGELIISFNEMAEKLESYEEQNIEELTAEKAKLETLVSTIADGAVLIDTDLKAILVNPTARRIFGWEGSEVVGVNVLHILPRSVQVEITRPLYQIAAGDREAAEFRVTLTQPTDRTIRILLTTVLDQYRDSVKGIAMTIQDITREVELNDAKSQFISNVSHELRTPLFNIKSFIETLHEYGEDLTEEERREFLDTANRETDRLTRLVNDVLDLSRLESCRIYHLEAVDLVQPIEQTLRTYQLNAKDKGIELNQEIEPDLPAVVGHYDLLLQVLANLVGNALKFTKSGGRVAIRAYLLTHIGKQVNLGENQASEHLNSNSQLRNPVVRIEISDTGIGIDPEDQEAIFDRFFRVENRVHTLEGTGLGLSIVRNIIEKHHSSVHLVSEVGVGTTFWFDLAVFQQKAMPVEELQVINTTSTDSDSSITATVL; encoded by the coding sequence TTGCTGGATCTCATCAGAAAAATTCGAGAAGTTATTGCCCGTTGGGGGTCTGAGTTCACCCTCCAAACACGACTAATGGCAGCAGCTACCTTAGTCGTTTCCTTAATCATGAGTGGTCTGACGTTTTGGGCAGTTAACACGATTCAGCAGGATGCCCGCATGAACGACACTCGTTTTGGTCGCGACTTAGGTTTGTTACTAGCTGCTAATGTCGCACCATTGATTGCGGAAAACAATCTATCTGAGGTAGCGCGTTTTTCCCACCGCTTTTATAGCAGCACCTCCAGCGTCCGTTATATGCTGTATGCGGACGCTGAAGGCAAAATCTTCTTAGGAATTCCTTTCTCGGAATCTGAGGTAGAAAATTCTCTGACTATTCAGCGACGGATTCAACTACCAGAAAATTACGCTGAACATTCGGATATACCGATGGTGCGACAACACAGGACTCCTGGTGGAGAAGTCACCGATGTGTTCGTACCTTTAACTCATGACAGTAAATATTTAGGCGTTCTAGCAATTGGGATTAACCCAAATCCTACAGTTGTCGCCTCATCAAATCTCACCAGAGATGTGACAATTGCAGTTTTTATTTCGATTTGGGTAATGGTAATTTTAGGAGCAGTATTTAACGCTTTAAATATTACCCAACCGATTAAAGAACTGGTGATGGGGGTGAAAAATATTGCTGCTGGTAATTTTAAGCAGCGAGTTGATTTGCCTTTTGGTGGAGAATTGGGTGAGTTAATTATCAGCTTCAACGAAATGGCAGAAAAGTTGGAGAGTTATGAAGAACAAAATATTGAGGAATTAACGGCAGAAAAAGCTAAGTTAGAAACTTTGGTTTCTACCATTGCTGATGGCGCGGTGTTAATAGATACCGACTTAAAAGCGATTTTAGTTAATCCCACAGCGCGACGAATTTTTGGTTGGGAAGGTAGCGAAGTTGTGGGAGTAAATGTACTGCATATCTTGCCTCGCTCTGTACAAGTAGAGATTACTCGACCTTTGTATCAAATTGCCGCAGGCGATCGCGAAGCAGCAGAGTTTAGAGTTACACTAACACAACCGACAGACCGCACTATACGCATCCTCCTGACCACAGTTCTCGACCAGTACCGCGATAGTGTTAAAGGAATTGCCATGACGATTCAAGACATTACTCGTGAAGTAGAACTAAATGATGCTAAAAGTCAATTCATTAGTAATGTTTCCCACGAACTAAGAACTCCTTTATTTAACATCAAATCTTTTATTGAAACGCTGCATGAGTATGGCGAAGATTTGACAGAAGAAGAACGCCGTGAATTTTTAGATACAGCAAATCGTGAAACAGACCGCCTTACCCGCCTCGTTAACGATGTCTTAGATTTATCACGGTTAGAATCCTGCCGAATCTATCATTTAGAAGCAGTAGACCTTGTTCAACCGATTGAGCAAACACTTCGCACTTATCAGCTTAATGCTAAAGATAAAGGTATAGAACTAAATCAAGAAATTGAGCCTGACTTGCCAGCAGTTGTAGGTCATTATGATTTGTTACTTCAGGTATTAGCTAATTTAGTAGGCAATGCCTTGAAGTTTACTAAATCTGGTGGGCGTGTAGCAATTCGTGCTTATTTACTAACGCATATTGGTAAGCAAGTTAATCTTGGAGAAAATCAAGCATCTGAACATCTAAATTCTAATTCTCAACTGAGAAATCCAGTAGTGCGGATTGAAATTTCTGATACAGGAATTGGAATTGACCCAGAAGACCAAGAAGCTATATTTGACAGGTTTTTCCGAGTAGAAAATCGAGTGCATACTCTAGAAGGAACTGGTTTAGGTCTTTCGATTGTTAGAAATATTATTGAGAAACATCATAGTAGTGTCCACTTAGTAAGTGAAGTTGGAGTTGGTACAACTTTCTGGTTTGATTTAGCTGTGTTTCAACAAAAAGCTATGCCTGTTGAAGAGTTGCAAGTAATTAATACTACTTCGACTGACTCAGATAGTTCTATTACGGCTACTGTTCTCTAA
- a CDS encoding phasin family protein has product MDNNNWLTQLLMIGVGTTSLVAEKLREVGDDLVKDGKINPDQAKAFVDDMMQQLKSEQGNVEAQMHRQLRNVLQDLGVPKQSEMDELRGRIDRLERQVRDLENKLWR; this is encoded by the coding sequence ATGGATAATAATAATTGGCTCACACAGTTACTAATGATTGGTGTAGGCACTACTTCTTTAGTAGCAGAGAAACTGCGAGAGGTTGGGGATGATTTGGTCAAGGATGGCAAAATCAATCCCGACCAAGCTAAGGCGTTCGTAGATGATATGATGCAGCAACTCAAGTCTGAGCAAGGAAATGTTGAGGCACAAATGCACCGACAGTTGCGTAATGTGCTACAAGATTTGGGTGTCCCTAAACAGTCGGAGATGGACGAGTTACGGGGACGTATTGACCGATTGGAACGTCAAGTGCGTGATTTAGAAAATAAGCTTTGGCGTTAA
- a CDS encoding FKBP-type peptidyl-prolyl cis-trans isomerase has product MREILISLGVMLFCGLFVILVQLTSGQPSAVADELAKTPPAVVQPATADNSIADTQRLIAMNTNSEDNVVTTDSGLKYVQLKEGNGATPKTGQTVVVHYTGTLENGEKFDSSRDRNQPFSFKLGVGQVIKGWDEGLSTMKVGERRKLIIPPELGYGARGAGGVIPPNATLNFDVELLKIS; this is encoded by the coding sequence ATGAGAGAGATTCTGATCAGCTTGGGGGTTATGCTGTTCTGTGGGTTGTTCGTGATTTTAGTTCAATTGACTTCTGGTCAACCCTCAGCAGTTGCAGATGAACTGGCTAAAACGCCACCTGCTGTTGTTCAACCTGCAACTGCTGATAATTCCATAGCTGACACCCAAAGGCTAATTGCGATGAATACTAACTCAGAAGATAATGTTGTGACGACCGACTCTGGTCTGAAGTACGTTCAGTTAAAAGAAGGGAATGGCGCAACTCCGAAAACAGGTCAGACGGTAGTTGTACATTATACCGGGACTTTAGAAAATGGTGAAAAGTTTGATAGTTCGCGCGATCGCAATCAACCTTTCTCTTTCAAACTTGGGGTTGGACAAGTAATTAAAGGCTGGGACGAAGGACTCAGTACAATGAAAGTAGGCGAGCGTCGCAAGTTAATTATTCCCCCAGAATTAGGTTACGGTGCTAGAGGTGCTGGTGGCGTAATTCCACCCAATGCAACTCTAAATTTTGATGTGGAACTGTTAAAAATTAGTTAA
- the dnaB gene encoding replicative DNA helicase: MVQELNFQAVERSLPPQNVEVEEAILGGILLDPEALGRVADVLNAEAFYIPAHQDIYRAALALNSQGKPKDLINVSAWLSDHDLLEKVGGLNKLVQLVERTVSAVNIDALAALVMDKFLRRQLIKAGNEIVQLGYETATELETVLDQSEQKIFGLTQVRPQPGLIPISDTLIQAFQEIETRHEEVALPGLTCGFYDLDAMTGGFQKSDLIIIAARPSMGKTALSLNIAYNIAAAHRLPVAVFSLEMSKEQLVQRLLASEAGIESNRLRSGRISQNEWEPLSQAVGMLSELPIFIDDTANMAVMQMRSQARRLQAESNGKLGIILLDYLQLMEGGSDNRVQELSKITRSLKGLARELNVPVIALSQLSRGVEARTNKRPMMSDLRESGSIEQDADLIMMIYRDAYYNPDTPDRDITELIIAKHRNGPTGTIKLLFDPQFTKFRNLARSNNY; encoded by the coding sequence ATGGTTCAGGAATTAAATTTTCAAGCTGTCGAGCGTAGTCTCCCGCCTCAAAATGTTGAGGTCGAGGAGGCAATATTAGGGGGTATTCTCTTAGATCCAGAAGCTCTGGGTCGGGTAGCTGATGTTTTAAATGCAGAGGCTTTTTATATCCCCGCACATCAAGACATCTATCGAGCAGCACTAGCCCTCAACAGCCAAGGCAAACCCAAGGACTTGATTAACGTTAGTGCTTGGTTATCTGACCATGACTTGCTGGAAAAGGTTGGCGGACTCAACAAATTAGTGCAACTGGTAGAGCGTACTGTCAGCGCGGTCAATATTGATGCTTTAGCGGCGCTGGTAATGGACAAGTTCCTGCGCCGTCAGTTAATTAAAGCTGGTAATGAAATTGTGCAGCTTGGTTATGAGACAGCGACAGAGTTAGAAACAGTCCTTGACCAGTCAGAGCAGAAAATTTTTGGTTTAACCCAAGTCCGTCCTCAACCAGGTTTGATTCCGATATCTGACACGCTGATTCAAGCTTTTCAGGAAATTGAAACCCGCCATGAGGAAGTTGCCCTTCCAGGACTTACCTGTGGTTTTTACGACCTAGACGCAATGACAGGCGGTTTCCAAAAATCTGACCTGATTATCATTGCTGCCAGACCGTCGATGGGAAAAACAGCTTTAAGTTTAAATATTGCTTACAATATCGCGGCTGCCCATCGTTTGCCTGTGGCAGTTTTTAGCTTAGAAATGTCTAAAGAACAGTTAGTACAGAGATTACTAGCTAGTGAGGCGGGGATTGAAAGTAATCGCTTGAGGTCTGGAAGAATCAGTCAGAATGAGTGGGAACCTTTGAGTCAAGCTGTCGGGATGTTATCGGAACTACCGATTTTTATTGATGATACTGCCAACATGGCTGTGATGCAAATGCGATCGCAAGCCCGTCGTCTGCAAGCAGAAAGTAATGGTAAGTTGGGAATAATTTTACTAGATTACTTGCAACTAATGGAGGGAGGTAGCGATAATCGAGTACAAGAGTTATCAAAAATTACGCGATCGCTCAAAGGTTTAGCCCGTGAATTAAACGTTCCAGTTATTGCACTTTCTCAGTTAAGTAGAGGCGTAGAAGCACGTACCAACAAACGCCCAATGATGTCAGATTTGAGAGAGTCAGGATCGATCGAGCAAGATGCGGATTTAATTATGATGATTTATCGTGACGCTTATTATAACCCCGATACACCGGATCGAGATATTACCGAACTTATAATTGCCAAGCATAGAAATGGGCCAACAGGTACTATTAAACTATTGTTCGATCCACAATTTACCAAGTTTAGAAATTTAGCAAGATCCAATAATTATTAA
- the rplI gene encoding 50S ribosomal protein L9, whose translation MAKRVQLVLNQDVSKLGKIGDLVEVAPGYARNYLIPQGMGATATPGLLKQVERRREKERVRLLELKQVAEQIKAVLDKAGSFNIGKQAGEGDAIFGTVTAPDVAAAIQASTGQEVDRREITLPDIHQLGTYKVEIKLHPEVSAVVEINVVPG comes from the coding sequence ATGGCGAAACGTGTGCAATTAGTTTTAAATCAAGATGTTAGCAAACTAGGGAAAATCGGCGACTTAGTGGAAGTCGCTCCTGGCTATGCTCGTAATTATCTTATCCCTCAAGGAATGGGAGCTACAGCCACTCCTGGTTTGCTCAAACAAGTCGAACGGCGACGTGAGAAAGAACGTGTGCGCCTATTAGAACTCAAGCAGGTAGCTGAACAGATTAAAGCAGTCCTAGACAAAGCTGGTAGCTTTAATATCGGTAAGCAAGCTGGTGAAGGCGATGCGATTTTTGGAACCGTCACTGCTCCAGATGTAGCGGCTGCAATTCAAGCATCTACAGGTCAGGAAGTAGATAGACGGGAGATTACCCTACCTGATATTCATCAATTGGGTACTTATAAAGTTGAGATCAAACTGCATCCAGAAGTCTCAGCCGTAGTAGAAATTAATGTTGTACCAGGTTAA
- the gloB gene encoding hydroxyacylglutathione hydrolase, with protein MQVTRIPALSDNYIFLIIDSEQKIAAVVDPAQAQPVLQQLEEIGAELVAIFNTHHHSDHVGGNRELIARFPNVRVYGGAEDKGRIPGQQVFLQEGSRVEFALQTGEVLFVPGHTRAHIAYYFPSPNTEQPNDLFCGDTLFAGGCGRLFEGTPAQMVTSLSKIRRLPDNTRVWCAHEYTLNNLKFALTVDSNNPDLQSRLEEVKAARSRSQATVPSILGVEKRTNPFLRWDYPEIQAAVKSQDPVQTFGRLRGMKEQF; from the coding sequence ATGCAGGTAACTAGAATTCCAGCACTTTCTGATAACTACATCTTTCTAATCATAGACTCAGAGCAGAAAATTGCTGCTGTTGTTGATCCAGCACAAGCGCAACCAGTACTGCAACAACTCGAAGAAATTGGCGCTGAATTAGTTGCGATTTTTAATACTCACCATCACAGCGATCATGTAGGGGGTAATCGAGAGTTAATCGCCAGATTTCCCAACGTCCGTGTTTATGGAGGAGCAGAGGACAAAGGCAGAATTCCTGGGCAACAGGTGTTTTTGCAGGAAGGTTCGCGCGTGGAGTTTGCTCTTCAAACTGGTGAAGTTCTCTTTGTACCTGGACATACCCGCGCACATATAGCGTACTACTTTCCGTCTCCAAATACTGAGCAACCCAATGATTTATTCTGTGGTGATACTTTATTTGCAGGCGGTTGTGGTCGGTTATTTGAAGGTACACCAGCACAAATGGTGACATCACTTAGCAAAATTCGCAGATTACCAGACAATACGCGAGTTTGGTGCGCCCATGAATATACTTTAAATAACTTAAAGTTTGCGTTAACCGTAGATAGTAACAACCCAGACTTACAATCTCGTTTAGAAGAGGTTAAGGCGGCTCGTAGTCGTTCGCAAGCTACAGTACCATCAATATTAGGTGTAGAAAAACGTACTAATCCCTTTTTGCGCTGGGATTATCCAGAAATACAAGCAGCAGTCAAGAGTCAAGATCCAGTACAAACTTTTGGGCGTTTGCGGGGAATGAAGGAGCAATTTTAA
- the galE gene encoding UDP-glucose 4-epimerase GalE, with translation MNNETILVTGGAGYIGSHAVLALKRAGYEVVVLDNLVYGHRDLVEKLQVKLIVGDLCDRTLLDHLFTNHNISAVMHFAAYAYVGESVTNPSKYYRNNVIGTLTLLDAMMAASIKKFVFSSTCATYGVPKTVPIPEDHPQNPINPYGASKLMVERMLSDFDTAYDFKSVCFRYFNAAGADPNGLLGEDHNPETHLIPLVLQTALGKRESVSIFGTDYDTSDGTCIRDYIHVTDLANAHVLGLEYLLQGGNSTVFNLGNGNGFSVKEVIETAKEVTGKEIKVQKCDRRPGDPPILVGSSDKARTILGWQPQYCNLTNIIFHAWKWHQNRHA, from the coding sequence ATGAACAATGAAACTATTTTAGTGACAGGGGGCGCAGGATACATTGGTTCCCATGCAGTATTAGCACTAAAACGCGCTGGTTATGAGGTGGTGGTGCTGGATAATTTAGTTTATGGGCATCGAGATTTAGTAGAAAAATTACAGGTAAAGCTAATTGTTGGTGATTTGTGCGATCGCACCTTACTAGACCATCTGTTCACCAACCATAATATTAGTGCTGTTATGCACTTTGCTGCTTATGCCTATGTAGGTGAATCTGTAACTAACCCCAGCAAATACTACCGTAACAATGTCATCGGTACGCTCACGCTGTTAGATGCGATGATGGCAGCTTCTATCAAGAAATTTGTCTTTTCTTCTACTTGCGCCACTTATGGTGTACCCAAAACGGTTCCCATCCCTGAAGATCATCCCCAAAACCCGATTAATCCCTATGGCGCTAGTAAGTTGATGGTAGAACGGATGCTATCAGATTTTGATACTGCCTACGATTTTAAATCTGTTTGTTTCCGGTACTTTAATGCCGCAGGTGCTGATCCTAATGGGTTATTAGGGGAGGATCACAACCCAGAAACTCACTTAATACCATTAGTGCTACAGACTGCTTTGGGTAAACGCGAGTCAGTGTCAATTTTCGGGACAGATTATGACACCTCAGATGGTACTTGTATTCGAGACTATATTCACGTTACGGATTTAGCAAATGCCCATGTTTTAGGGTTGGAATATTTGTTGCAAGGCGGAAATTCAACAGTATTTAACTTAGGCAATGGTAATGGATTTTCTGTCAAAGAAGTAATTGAAACAGCTAAGGAAGTCACAGGAAAAGAAATTAAAGTGCAAAAGTGCGATCGCCGTCCTGGAGATCCGCCTATTCTAGTTGGTAGCAGTGACAAAGCTAGAACAATTCTTGGTTGGCAGCCTCAATATTGTAATCTTACAAATATCATTTTCCATGCGTGGAAATGGCATCAAAATCGCCATGCTTAA
- a CDS encoding glycosyltransferase family 2 protein, with amino-acid sequence MTPFVSIIVTCFNQARYIEQSVKSVLSQTFPDLECLIVDDGSTDNTREIAEQLIASDSRVKYFYKTNGGVSSSRNFGFSKTQGVWIQFLDGDDWIHEDKTRFQLSHLKDLPPENIIFYCDYERVFIDGESKIVKTEQKVVGALNREQLIERLLLPDFLADSPFPLLQQCLLLHKSVFEHTMFDERLKALQDRDFCLEFLVTGVNFIYTPMIGAYYTKHQSNRTNNWFYMKEYYILFYEITYNKHQHLLALCQRGIQFLLEDALREKEQKNFERLLNLAQTPLYLLDRKIKITHPSLLKIFYPLRLLIPNFLLYEKYRGARTKNILKFLSKKLVVIKPDKT; translated from the coding sequence ATGACTCCATTTGTGTCAATTATTGTTACTTGTTTTAATCAGGCTAGATATATTGAGCAGTCAGTTAAAAGTGTACTATCACAAACTTTTCCTGACTTAGAATGCCTAATTGTAGATGATGGCTCGACTGATAACACGCGGGAAATTGCCGAACAATTAATCGCCAGCGATTCGCGGGTTAAGTATTTTTATAAAACAAATGGCGGAGTTTCTTCCTCTAGAAATTTTGGGTTTAGTAAGACTCAAGGTGTTTGGATACAGTTTTTAGATGGGGATGATTGGATTCACGAAGATAAAACTCGGTTTCAGTTAAGTCATTTAAAAGATTTACCACCAGAAAATATTATTTTTTATTGCGATTATGAACGAGTATTTATAGATGGCGAATCCAAGATTGTAAAAACAGAGCAAAAAGTTGTTGGGGCATTGAATAGAGAGCAATTAATTGAAAGATTGCTATTACCTGACTTTTTAGCTGATTCTCCTTTTCCTTTACTACAACAATGCCTTTTACTTCATAAAAGTGTTTTTGAACATACGATGTTTGATGAGCGCCTAAAAGCTCTCCAAGATAGAGATTTTTGCTTAGAATTTTTAGTTACAGGAGTTAATTTTATTTATACACCGATGATAGGAGCATACTATACAAAACATCAATCTAATAGAACTAATAATTGGTTTTATATGAAAGAGTATTATATTCTTTTTTATGAAATCACCTACAATAAACATCAACACTTACTTGCTCTGTGCCAAAGGGGGATTCAGTTTTTACTTGAAGACGCATTGAGAGAAAAAGAGCAAAAAAACTTTGAGAGATTATTAAACTTGGCACAAACCCCTTTATACTTACTAGATAGAAAAATAAAAATAACTCATCCTTCATTACTCAAAATATTTTACCCACTTCGGCTACTGATTCCAAATTTCCTGTTATATGAAAAATACCGAGGTGCTAGAACTAAAAATATCCTAAAGTTTTTATCTAAAAAACTGGTAGTTATTAAACCTGATAAAACGTAG